From the Syntrophomonadaceae bacterium genome, one window contains:
- a CDS encoding toxin-antitoxin system HicB family antitoxin, protein MTKYPKYFRIRLTDDLHKRLQAAATRRGHSVATLIRDILDQALTEGAAVDGREVLDKAIRRAIKPDIERLATLLAKSTIAGATSMYLNMQAIEDLGKTDATEMYQTARKKAVAYMREGGGDDR, encoded by the coding sequence TTGACAAAATATCCCAAGTATTTTCGCATCCGACTGACAGACGATTTGCACAAGCGACTACAGGCTGCAGCTACCCGGCGGGGTCACTCTGTTGCCACTTTGATCCGGGACATCCTGGACCAAGCCCTAACCGAGGGTGCTGCTGTCGATGGCCGGGAGGTACTAGACAAAGCAATCCGCCGGGCCATCAAGCCCGACATCGAGCGTCTAGCTACCCTCTTAGCCAAGTCCACAATCGCCGGGGCAACGAGTATGTATCTCAATATGCAAGCCATCGAGGATTTGGGCAAGACCGATGCCACGGAGATGTATCAGACGGCCCGCAAAAAGGCCGTTGCCTACATGCGAGAGGGAGGAGGTGATGATCGATGA